The genomic region GTTCCACTCCCCGATCCCCGCCGGGCGGCGGCCCAGGATCGCGTTCCCGGCGGCGGCGAAGAGAAGCGCGAGCGCCGCGGCGATCGCCGCGTCCGGGAATCCGCTCACCGTTCGAGCTCTCCGAAGAGGAACGGGCTCGAGAAGCCGGACAGCCGGGGCAGCGGCCGCGCGCGGCGCAGGCGGGCGCTCGTTGGGACGGGGCCGGCCACGATCGCGAAGCGCAGGCGAGTCCGGGCCATCAGCCGCCGAAGCGAGGCGTCGATTTCTTCCGGCGGCCCGAAAACGGTCCAGACGGGATGGGGGAAGAGTGCGCGCTCGACGAGCACTTCGACCCACGGATCGTCTCCCGAATCCAGGAACACGACGCCGGCGCCCGGCGGCAACGAGGCGAGAACGCTTCGCCGAAACCGGTCCATTTCGGGCGGAAACGTCGTCGACGGCGCTCCGCGCCGATCGCTTCGGATTTCGCGGGAGAACGCGGCGACGCCCGCGAGAACCCCGGTAGCGAAGACGAAGGCGACCGCGCCGTTCACGAGCGCGCGGCGTGCGGCAGGGGGCGGCATGCGGGCAATTGTCCTCCACTTCGCGGCGGGGACCGGCAGCCGGCGATTTCGAAGACGCGCTATTGTCATTTTCGGAACCGGACGGTACAGTCGCGGCGGAAAAGGAGCGAAGCGTGCCGCAACGTACCCTGACGATCATCAAGCCGGACGCGGTGAAGGCGGGCAGCGCCGGCGCGATCCTGGCGCACCTGGAGAGGGAAGGCTTCCGGCTTCTCGGCGGGAAGAAGACGACGCTCACGCCTTCGCAGGCCCGGGCGTTCTACGCCGTGCACAAGGACCGGCCCTTCTACGACGGGCTCGTCCGGTTCATGACCGAGGGGCCGGTGTGGGTCGTCGCTCTCGAGCGCGACGACGCCGTCGCGCGGCTGCGCGCGACGATGGGCGCGACCGACTCCAAGAAGGCCGAGGCGGGCACGGTCCGCAGCCTCTACGGGACCGACATCGAGCGCAACGCGATCCACGGCTCCGACTCGCCCGACAACGCCGCGCGGGAGATCGGGTTCTTCTTCGCCGAAAGCGAGCTCCTGTAAGGCGCCGGCCACCACCCGTGTCTTCCCGGAATCTGTCGGTCCTCCTGAGCGCCCTGGCGCTCCTCGCCGGCGCCGCTCGAGCGCGCCCCGCGCAGGACGCGCCGGTCGGGCATTTCACCGCGACCGCCGGCACCGAATACGTCCAGCTCCCCGTCGTCGTGCGCGACCGCAAGGGGGGATTCGTGGACACGCTCCGGGAGGAGGACTTCCACGTCTGGGTCGACGGCAAGCCCGTCGCGATCGGTTCGTTCGAGAAGAGCGACCGGGCGCCCGTCTCGTTCGCGATCCTGCTGGACGTCTCGGGGTCGATGAAGATCGCCGACAAGCTCGACCGCGCCCGCGAGATGATCCAGCGCCTCGTGGGGCTGCGGCAGCCCGGAGACGACTTCGCCCTCTTTACGTTTTCCGAGGAGGAGGTCCGGGTCGTCGCGAATTTCGACCGGGACCCTTCGGCGCTCCTGCGCCAGCTCCTTTTCCTGAAGCCGGTGGGGAAGACCGCCCTGTACGACGCCGTCATCCAGACGAGCAACGAGCTGCTCGCGGGGGGGAACACGAAGAAGGCGATCCTGCTCTTCACCGACGGCGTGGACAACGCGAGCCAGCTGACGACGAAGGACATCGAGCGCGTCATGCAGAACGAGAGCGTTCCGGTGTACGCGATCGGCATGAAAAATGCTTCGTACACCGTGCTGAACGAGGAGGAACGCAAGGAATTGTCGTTGTCCGCCCTCGACCTCCTGGCGCAGGCCTCGGGAGGGCGGATGTTCCTGGTTTCGGGCGACGAAGATCTCCGGCCGATCGCCAACGCGATCGACGGGGAGCTCCGGCGCCAGTACGTGCTGGGTTTTCAGCCGTCGGGCGAAGGAGACGTAAGATACTGGCCGATCGTGGTCACGGTCAAAGGAGGCGGCACCCGGGTCGTCCGAGCGCGCCGCGGCTACCGAGGGACCGCCCCCATACCGCTGACCGTCAACCGTTGACGTCCGCATTCCGCGGAAAGAAACAAGGAGGAAAAGAGATGTCCAACCTTCGATCCTGGAGCGTGGGGCTGGGAGCCGCCGCGGCGCTGGCGCTTCTCCCGGCCTGCGCCACCAAGAAATACGTCTCGGGAGAAGTCGAGAAAAGCAGCGCGGCCGCCGAGAAGCACATCGCGGACGTCGAGAGCCAGGTCGAGCAGACCCAGTCGAGAGTCGGCCAGCACGAACAGCGCATCACGGAGCTCGACAAGGCGACCAAGGACGCGCTGGATCGCGCCAACGAGGCGGGCAAGCTCGCCGAAGGCAAGTTCAACTACTCGGTCGTGCTTTCGGACGACAACTCGCACTTTCCGCTGAACCGGCACGAGCT from Thermoanaerobaculia bacterium harbors:
- the ndk gene encoding nucleoside-diphosphate kinase encodes the protein MPQRTLTIIKPDAVKAGSAGAILAHLEREGFRLLGGKKTTLTPSQARAFYAVHKDRPFYDGLVRFMTEGPVWVVALERDDAVARLRATMGATDSKKAEAGTVRSLYGTDIERNAIHGSDSPDNAAREIGFFFAESELL
- a CDS encoding VWA domain-containing protein; this encodes MSSRNLSVLLSALALLAGAARARPAQDAPVGHFTATAGTEYVQLPVVVRDRKGGFVDTLREEDFHVWVDGKPVAIGSFEKSDRAPVSFAILLDVSGSMKIADKLDRAREMIQRLVGLRQPGDDFALFTFSEEEVRVVANFDRDPSALLRQLLFLKPVGKTALYDAVIQTSNELLAGGNTKKAILLFTDGVDNASQLTTKDIERVMQNESVPVYAIGMKNASYTVLNEEERKELSLSALDLLAQASGGRMFLVSGDEDLRPIANAIDGELRRQYVLGFQPSGEGDVRYWPIVVTVKGGGTRVVRARRGYRGTAPIPLTVNR
- a CDS encoding OmpA family protein; amino-acid sequence: MSNLRSWSVGLGAAAALALLPACATKKYVSGEVEKSSAAAEKHIADVESQVEQTQSRVGQHEQRITELDKATKDALDRANEAGKLAEGKFNYSVVLSDDNSHFPLNRHELSAEARQQLDEFVDHLKTENKNVYLEIQGHTDATGGPDYNMKLGEERAEAVRLYLNQKGVALNRMATISYGETQPVESNRTRAGRAKNRRVVIIVLS